A stretch of the Aegilops tauschii subsp. strangulata cultivar AL8/78 chromosome 4, Aet v6.0, whole genome shotgun sequence genome encodes the following:
- the LOC109737711 gene encoding universal stress protein PHOS32 isoform X2: protein MDPAEGRRILVAVDEGDESVHALRWCLTNFATRGDGELAPPDTILLLYVRPTPPTYSVLDASGYLFVNEATAAIDGYSRAVADAVVDKAQKLCALHSKENGEVKVKVDVKVAVGDARSVICDMVDKLGADVLVMGSHGYGFFKRALLGSVSDYCVRNANCPVLIVKLK, encoded by the exons ATGGATCCAGCCGAGGGCCGAAGGATACtggtggccgtggacgagggcgacGAGAGCGTCCACGCGCTGCGATGGTGCCTCACCAACTTCGCCacgcgcggcgacggcgagcttGCCCCACCGGACACCATCCTCCTGCTCTACGTCCGGCCGACGCCGCCCACCTACTCCGTGCTCGACGCCTCCG GCTATCTGTTTGTCAATGAGGCGACCGCCGCGATCGACGGGTACAGCCGGGCGGTGGCGGACGCGGTGGTGGACAAGGCGCAGAAGCTCTGCGCGCTCCACAGCAAAGAGAACGGCGAGGTGAAGGTGAAGGTGGATGTGAAGGTGGCGGTCGGGGACGCCCGGAGCGTCATCTGCGACATGGTGGACAAGCTCGGAGCCGACGTGCTGGTGATGGGGAGCCATGGCTATGGATTTTTCAAGAG GGCTCTCCTCGGGAGTGTCAGCGACTACTGCGTCAGGAACGCCAACTGCCCCGTTCTCATCGTCAAGTTGAAATAA
- the LOC109737711 gene encoding universal stress protein PHOS32 isoform X1, with the protein MDPAEGRRILVAVDEGDESVHALRWCLTNFATRGDGELAPPDTILLLYVRPTPPTYSVLDASAPLGYLFVNEATAAIDGYSRAVADAVVDKAQKLCALHSKENGEVKVKVDVKVAVGDARSVICDMVDKLGADVLVMGSHGYGFFKRALLGSVSDYCVRNANCPVLIVKLK; encoded by the exons ATGGATCCAGCCGAGGGCCGAAGGATACtggtggccgtggacgagggcgacGAGAGCGTCCACGCGCTGCGATGGTGCCTCACCAACTTCGCCacgcgcggcgacggcgagcttGCCCCACCGGACACCATCCTCCTGCTCTACGTCCGGCCGACGCCGCCCACCTACTCCGTGCTCGACGCCTCCG CCCCGCTAGGCTATCTGTTTGTCAATGAGGCGACCGCCGCGATCGACGGGTACAGCCGGGCGGTGGCGGACGCGGTGGTGGACAAGGCGCAGAAGCTCTGCGCGCTCCACAGCAAAGAGAACGGCGAGGTGAAGGTGAAGGTGGATGTGAAGGTGGCGGTCGGGGACGCCCGGAGCGTCATCTGCGACATGGTGGACAAGCTCGGAGCCGACGTGCTGGTGATGGGGAGCCATGGCTATGGATTTTTCAAGAG GGCTCTCCTCGGGAGTGTCAGCGACTACTGCGTCAGGAACGCCAACTGCCCCGTTCTCATCGTCAAGTTGAAATAA